A single Filimonas effusa DNA region contains:
- a CDS encoding AAA family ATPase — protein MEEDLFKQRVDLGELSEAIVQLQEEIRKVIVGQEQMVKLIVTAILSDGHVLIEGVPGVAKTLAAKLVAKSMQVNFSRIQFTPDLMPSDVLGTSIFNPGSSRFEFREGPIFGNVILIDEINRAPAKTQAALFEVMEEKQVTMDGTTHKMKHPFMVLATQNPIEQEGTYRLPEAQLDRFLFKIKVPYPSEAEEVAILQRFQQMDNQQKVMSVQPVISGDKIVQLQQLTRQIIAEEKLLSFIAKIIVATRNDRSVYLGASPRASQALLNAARATAALAGRDFITPDDIIYVAAPVLRHRLILTPEKEMEGVNEDDVIQNIVHAIEVPR, from the coding sequence ATGGAAGAAGATTTATTCAAACAAAGAGTAGACCTTGGCGAACTCAGTGAAGCGATCGTGCAACTGCAGGAAGAGATCAGAAAGGTTATAGTAGGACAGGAGCAGATGGTAAAATTGATCGTCACTGCTATCCTCTCCGATGGCCACGTACTTATCGAAGGGGTACCGGGTGTTGCTAAAACACTGGCGGCGAAACTGGTGGCCAAAAGTATGCAGGTGAACTTCAGCCGCATTCAGTTTACACCCGATCTTATGCCGAGCGACGTATTAGGTACAAGTATCTTCAACCCCGGCAGCAGCCGTTTCGAATTCAGGGAAGGCCCCATCTTCGGCAATGTTATCCTGATCGATGAAATCAACAGGGCCCCCGCTAAAACCCAGGCCGCCCTGTTCGAGGTGATGGAAGAAAAACAGGTGACAATGGACGGCACCACACATAAAATGAAACATCCTTTTATGGTGCTCGCCACCCAAAACCCCATAGAACAGGAAGGTACCTATCGGCTTCCCGAAGCACAGCTCGACCGTTTCCTGTTCAAAATAAAAGTGCCTTACCCTTCCGAAGCAGAAGAGGTCGCCATCCTGCAGCGTTTCCAGCAAATGGATAACCAGCAGAAAGTAATGTCGGTACAACCTGTGATCAGCGGCGATAAAATTGTACAACTGCAGCAGCTCACCAGGCAGATCATCGCAGAAGAAAAACTGCTCAGCTTTATTGCTAAGATCATTGTGGCTACACGTAACGACAGATCTGTTTACCTGGGAGCTTCTCCAAGAGCTTCGCAGGCATTGCTCAATGCTGCCCGCGCCACCGCCGCACTGGCAGGACGCGATTTCATAACGCCCGATGACATCATCTACGTTGCTGCGCCGGTATTACGCCATCGCCTCATCCTTACCCCCGAAAAAGAAATGGAAGGAGTGAACGAAGATGATGTCATCCAGAATATTGTACACGCTATAGAGGTGCCCAGGTAA
- a CDS encoding DUF4350 domain-containing protein — MKLLKKLIPYIAGAIAIVLLIIFMPHREKEKKFVGRVTLDSRDKNPYGCNAAFQLLQERFPGTHVVRNQQEPAQWEELSWDTAKAGQVLMIVAKFFDPSETDLNYLTSFAQKGNYVFISVLEMSDIAKKFFRVDQDPLRTEQPWIRLEDNSVTWVNRLAVKLDSATFQPPYLYGYPGAPFSNTFFGMDSSFTYQIGTNAAGKANLLAMNTLDGTIFLHSAPLALSNFFILYRDNHEYFEKLMSLFPRKPTKIVWDEYFLYGIRKEEEPKGLLSVILQYENFRWAFWLVLLVLGLYLVTAVKRKQRMIPVYRKPANDSLEFVETIGKLYYEKGDHRNLALKMTQFFLEHVRTKYKIDTHYINDDFATVLSMKSGVTKDTTGAIVDYIHKAQMGLITRDELMKFYYILDHFYKHT, encoded by the coding sequence GTGAAACTGCTGAAAAAACTGATACCATATATCGCAGGTGCAATAGCTATTGTATTGCTCATCATTTTCATGCCGCACAGAGAAAAAGAGAAAAAGTTTGTCGGCCGTGTTACACTTGATTCCAGGGATAAAAATCCCTATGGTTGTAACGCCGCTTTTCAGCTGCTGCAGGAACGTTTTCCCGGAACGCATGTGGTACGAAACCAGCAGGAACCCGCGCAATGGGAAGAATTAAGCTGGGATACGGCAAAAGCAGGACAGGTGCTGATGATCGTGGCTAAATTTTTCGATCCCTCCGAAACCGATCTCAACTACCTCACCAGCTTTGCGCAAAAAGGAAATTATGTTTTCATCAGCGTACTGGAAATGAGCGATATCGCTAAAAAGTTTTTTAGGGTAGACCAGGACCCGCTGAGAACAGAGCAGCCCTGGATCCGTCTGGAAGATAATTCGGTTACCTGGGTTAACAGGCTCGCAGTGAAGCTCGATTCTGCAACATTCCAGCCTCCTTATTTGTACGGCTATCCCGGTGCGCCTTTCTCCAATACCTTTTTCGGCATGGATAGCAGCTTTACCTACCAGATCGGAACCAATGCCGCAGGTAAAGCCAACCTGCTTGCCATGAATACACTCGATGGCACTATCTTCCTGCATAGCGCACCGCTTGCGTTGTCTAACTTTTTTATACTATACCGCGATAATCATGAATACTTCGAAAAACTGATGTCGCTCTTCCCCCGGAAACCAACAAAGATTGTATGGGACGAATACTTTTTGTATGGTATCAGGAAAGAAGAAGAACCCAAAGGACTGCTTTCCGTGATCCTGCAATACGAAAACTTCCGCTGGGCATTCTGGTTAGTACTGCTGGTCCTGGGCTTATACCTTGTCACCGCTGTAAAACGTAAACAGCGTATGATACCCGTATACCGCAAACCCGCCAACGATTCTCTTGAGTTTGTCGAAACCATAGGAAAACTCTATTACGAGAAAGGCGATCACCGGAACCTGGCGTTGAAGATGACACAGTTTTTCCTCGAACATGTAAGAACGAAATACAAGATAGATACGCATTACATTAACGACGATTTTGCAACCGTGCTGTCAATGAAATCGGGAGTAACAAAAGATACCACCGGCGCCATCGTCGATTACATCCATAAAGCCCAGATGGGGTTGATAACCCGCGACGAGCTCATGAAATTCTATTACATTTTAGACCATTTTTATAAACACACCTGA
- a CDS encoding DUF4129 domain-containing protein, which translates to MRVKLLFFLLLITACFCSAAYAQEQEEDYDYDHAESKATHIYDTSHLLFNWRYHTQPFSQEQIPAGVTTQKKVNTLKKEEDFWYVSATEQAVATIDSAMERKRKGNAPPPEIDMQTSNSSGSSGNLIFILAAVIFIAAVLYFLVSNKVAFFAPRNVAGEDDNISINEIGDNIFALKYNELLQKALKDQDYRLAVRILYLKTLRQLSDKGLIRFQPEYTNIDYLVQLRGGGNYDEFARITRHYEYVWYGRFEVSRDLYERISQDFITVQNKLG; encoded by the coding sequence ATGAGAGTAAAACTGCTGTTCTTTCTTTTGCTTATTACAGCCTGCTTTTGCTCCGCCGCTTACGCACAGGAACAGGAAGAAGACTACGACTATGATCATGCAGAAAGCAAAGCCACACATATCTACGATACCTCACACCTGCTCTTTAACTGGCGCTATCATACGCAGCCCTTTAGCCAGGAACAGATCCCTGCCGGAGTTACAACCCAAAAGAAGGTAAATACGCTCAAAAAAGAAGAGGACTTCTGGTATGTATCCGCTACGGAACAGGCAGTTGCAACAATCGATTCGGCTATGGAGCGCAAACGCAAAGGAAATGCACCCCCTCCCGAGATCGACATGCAGACCAGCAATAGCAGCGGAAGCAGCGGAAATCTCATTTTCATCTTGGCGGCTGTCATCTTTATAGCAGCTGTACTCTACTTCCTGGTATCCAATAAGGTCGCATTCTTTGCACCGCGTAATGTGGCCGGCGAAGATGACAATATCTCCATAAACGAAATTGGTGACAATATTTTCGCCCTCAAATACAATGAACTCCTGCAAAAAGCACTGAAAGACCAGGACTATCGCCTCGCTGTACGCATTCTTTACCTGAAAACATTAAGGCAGCTGAGTGATAAAGGACTTATCCGTTTTCAACCCGAATATACCAATATCGACTATCTGGTTCAGTTAAGAGGAGGTGGCAATTACGATGAATTTGCCCGTATCACCAGGCATTACGAATATGTATGGTATGGAAGATTTGAAGTAAGCCGTGATCTATATGAACGTATCAGCCAGGATTTTATAACCGTACAAAACAAACTCGGGTGA
- a CDS encoding stage II sporulation protein M: protein MREAQFIRKNKDRWQQMKENPSQHPDETAEEFIQLVEDLGYSKTFYPSSGIIKYLNTEAAKRYLHIYANQRQRTSRVSRFFKYDLPLVIGKHHVLLLVSFVTFLVFITIGFFSAAKDQGFVRQILGDGYVNMTERNIERGAPFGVYASGNEFLSFVYLFLNNIGVALRGFAGGILLGIPTILMLVHNGIMVGAFEYLFYSKGLMQDSLLTIMIHGTIELGMVVVAGAAGLVLAKSWLFPGTSRRVDALKQGAKEGLIIALANLPMLMIAAFFEGFVTRHADMSVWLKLLIIGCSLAIMIGYFVVYPIMLKKR, encoded by the coding sequence TTGAGGGAAGCACAGTTTATCAGGAAGAACAAAGATCGCTGGCAGCAAATGAAGGAAAACCCTAGCCAACATCCCGACGAAACCGCTGAAGAATTTATTCAGCTGGTCGAAGATCTGGGCTATAGCAAAACCTTTTATCCCTCCAGCGGTATTATAAAATACCTGAATACCGAAGCTGCCAAACGTTACCTTCATATCTACGCAAACCAGCGGCAACGAACCAGCCGCGTCTCCCGCTTCTTTAAATATGATCTCCCGCTGGTGATAGGTAAACACCATGTATTGCTGCTGGTAAGCTTCGTTACTTTTCTCGTGTTTATAACCATAGGCTTTTTCTCCGCCGCAAAAGACCAGGGCTTTGTACGCCAGATCCTCGGCGATGGCTACGTGAATATGACGGAGCGTAACATCGAACGCGGCGCCCCGTTTGGCGTATATGCATCCGGTAACGAATTCCTGAGCTTTGTTTACCTCTTCCTTAATAACATTGGTGTTGCACTGCGTGGCTTCGCAGGCGGCATTCTCCTGGGTATTCCCACCATCCTCATGCTGGTGCATAACGGTATTATGGTGGGCGCTTTTGAATACCTCTTTTACAGCAAAGGATTGATGCAGGATAGCTTGCTCACCATTATGATCCACGGCACCATTGAATTGGGAATGGTGGTGGTGGCGGGTGCTGCCGGACTTGTACTCGCAAAAAGCTGGCTTTTCCCAGGCACAAGCCGTCGTGTAGACGCATTGAAACAAGGCGCAAAAGAAGGCCTTATCATCGCCCTCGCCAACCTGCCCATGCTAATGATCGCAGCCTTTTTCGAAGGTTTTGTAACCAGGCACGCCGATATGTCGGTATGGCTTAAACTGCTTATCATAGGCTGCTCTCTGGCTATTATGATTGGTTATTTCGTTGTATACCCCATAATGCTGAAAAAAAGATGA
- a CDS encoding RDD family protein — protein MQKITIPTAFNIDLEFETAEFLQRLVAWLIDFAIVMAYFIVSMHFLAEYEASNGRQSAGDGFWFNLSALQMILFTPCLVYHLVCELLMNGQTPGKKMLKLRVISENGGRPALYQFLLRWLVRFIDFISSFGFGALISYAVTNKNQRLGDLAAGTLVIKLKMQSNLDDTIFFELGESYQPVYANVLKLTDRDMNTIKNMLDRYHTGKTSLDMIIRTADTIRAALGIPNHQDNIIFLETLLKDYNHLSVK, from the coding sequence ATGCAGAAAATAACTATTCCTACCGCCTTCAATATAGACCTGGAATTTGAGACAGCAGAGTTTCTGCAGCGGCTCGTGGCCTGGCTCATAGACTTTGCGATTGTTATGGCCTATTTTATTGTGAGCATGCATTTTCTGGCTGAGTACGAGGCAAGTAATGGCAGGCAATCGGCGGGAGATGGTTTTTGGTTCAATCTTTCGGCATTGCAGATGATTTTGTTCACGCCTTGTCTTGTTTATCATCTTGTTTGCGAGCTACTGATGAACGGGCAAACACCGGGAAAAAAAATGCTGAAGCTGCGTGTGATCAGTGAAAACGGCGGCAGGCCTGCCTTATACCAATTCCTTCTTCGCTGGCTGGTTCGTTTTATCGATTTCATCAGCAGTTTTGGATTTGGCGCGCTTATCAGTTATGCCGTCACCAACAAAAACCAGCGCCTGGGCGACCTTGCTGCGGGCACCCTGGTCATTAAACTGAAGATGCAAAGCAACCTGGATGACACCATCTTCTTTGAGCTGGGGGAAAGCTATCAGCCTGTGTATGCCAACGTGTTGAAACTGACAGACCGGGACATGAACACGATCAAGAATATGCTGGACCGTTATCATACCGGCAAAACTTCGCTGGACATGATCATACGTACGGCGGATACGATCCGCGCGGCGCTTGGCATCCCCAACCACCAGGACAATATCATTTTCCTGGAAACACTTTTAAAAGATTATAACCATCTTTCCGTTAAGTAA
- a CDS encoding RDD family protein: protein MEQIDILAELEEEIILEPATPGQRFANFIVDIVGMYATIFVVAIVLGSFIVASTVSSTSYGGQSTAASDLVLYVISFIVTVLYFSLMEGLSKGRSLGKLITRTRAVKEDGSPITFKDAFVRALCRCIPFEPFSMFSGSPWHDSISRTKVVKI, encoded by the coding sequence ATGGAACAAATCGACATTCTTGCAGAACTGGAAGAAGAAATAATACTGGAGCCTGCCACACCGGGTCAGCGATTTGCCAATTTTATAGTGGATATTGTTGGCATGTATGCTACCATTTTCGTGGTGGCCATTGTGTTGGGTTCATTCATTGTAGCTTCTACTGTAAGCAGCACTTCGTATGGCGGGCAATCGACAGCTGCTTCGGACCTGGTGCTTTACGTTATCAGTTTCATCGTGACCGTCCTTTATTTTTCGCTTATGGAGGGTCTATCAAAAGGCAGGTCGCTCGGCAAGTTAATTACGCGTACGCGTGCTGTAAAAGAAGACGGCTCTCCTATTACCTTCAAAGACGCCTTTGTAAGAGCGTTGTGCAGGTGTATTCCTTTTGAGCCCTTCAGCATGTTCAGCGGTTCTCCCTGGCATGATTCGATAAGCAGGACGAAGGTTGTTAAAATATAA
- the serA gene encoding phosphoglycerate dehydrogenase: MSQPTSYPKEKIKILFLENISDKAVEKFKQQGYTNVKKLTGALSEEELIKEIKDVHLLGIRSKTKITKNVLDHAPKLQAIGCFCIGVNQVDLGAALHQGVVVFNAPYSNTRSVAELVIGLSIMLIRRIPDKNKAAHEGIWMKEAKGSYELRGKTLGIIGYGNIGTQVSVLAESLGMNVMFYDVETKLPLGNAHAAKNLKALVSEADIISLHVPETAQTKNLVNKEVIRSIKKGAILINYARGEVVDLEALAEALKSGALSGAAIDVFPWEPEKNGDRFETPLQGLSNVILTPHIGGSTEEAQVNIGDDVSNKLYQYLERGITNGSHTVPGISLPPVEGAHRILHIHNNKPGVLSAINSELSKHNINILGQYLKTNDAIGYVVLDVDQQLSTQAVELLKDVKETIKVRILY; encoded by the coding sequence ATGAGCCAACCAACTAGCTACCCCAAAGAGAAGATCAAAATACTGTTCCTCGAAAATATCAGCGACAAGGCAGTAGAAAAGTTCAAACAACAGGGATATACCAACGTTAAAAAACTCACCGGTGCCCTGAGTGAAGAAGAATTGATCAAAGAAATTAAAGATGTTCATCTCCTGGGCATCCGCTCCAAAACAAAGATCACTAAAAATGTACTCGACCATGCTCCCAAACTGCAGGCCATAGGCTGCTTTTGTATAGGTGTGAACCAGGTCGATCTTGGTGCCGCCCTCCACCAGGGTGTAGTAGTCTTTAATGCGCCTTATAGCAATACCCGTAGCGTTGCCGAACTCGTAATTGGCTTGTCCATCATGCTCATTCGCCGTATTCCGGATAAGAACAAAGCCGCCCACGAAGGTATCTGGATGAAAGAAGCCAAAGGCAGCTATGAACTGCGTGGTAAAACACTGGGCATCATTGGATATGGCAACATTGGTACACAGGTTAGCGTGTTGGCTGAATCTCTGGGTATGAACGTTATGTTCTACGATGTGGAAACCAAACTGCCGCTGGGTAATGCACACGCTGCCAAAAACCTGAAAGCGCTGGTAAGTGAAGCCGATATCATTTCCCTGCACGTTCCCGAAACCGCACAAACAAAGAACCTGGTAAATAAAGAAGTGATCCGGTCTATTAAGAAAGGAGCTATCCTTATCAACTATGCAAGGGGTGAAGTGGTCGATCTCGAAGCGCTGGCCGAAGCGCTTAAATCTGGCGCACTCTCCGGTGCAGCAATAGATGTCTTCCCATGGGAGCCCGAAAAAAATGGCGATCGTTTTGAAACGCCGTTACAAGGCCTTTCAAACGTGATCCTTACCCCGCATATCGGAGGCTCTACCGAAGAAGCACAGGTAAATATAGGCGACGATGTAAGTAATAAATTATACCAGTATCTCGAAAGAGGTATTACCAACGGTTCTCACACAGTACCCGGTATCAGCCTGCCGCCGGTAGAAGGCGCACACAGGATCCTGCATATTCATAACAACAAACCCGGTGTGTTGAGCGCCATCAACAGCGAACTGTCTAAACATAACATCAACATCCTCGGTCAGTATCTTAAAACCAATGATGCCATCGGTTATGTGGTGCTCGACGTTGATCAGCAACTGAGCACCCAGGCGGTTGAATTGTTGAAAGATGTAAAGGAAACGATCAAAGTAAGGATCCTCTACTAA
- a CDS encoding type B 50S ribosomal protein L31, translated as MKQGLHPESYKFVVFKDMSNGHTFLGRSTASSKETIQWEDGNEYPVIKLEISNTSHPFYTGKNVLVDTAGRIDKFKKRYEKKK; from the coding sequence ATGAAACAAGGTCTCCATCCAGAAAGTTACAAGTTTGTTGTGTTTAAAGACATGAGTAATGGCCATACCTTCCTTGGTCGCTCTACTGCTTCCTCTAAAGAAACTATTCAGTGGGAAGACGGAAATGAATATCCTGTAATCAAACTGGAAATTTCGAATACCTCGCACCCTTTCTACACCGGTAAAAATGTACTGGTAGATACTGCAGGTAGAATTGACAAGTTCAAAAAACGTTACGAGAAGAAAAAATAG
- a CDS encoding YajQ family cyclic di-GMP-binding protein translates to MPSFDISSKVDLQTLDNAINTVKKEISGRFDFRDSHVVVELNKKDYIVNLEVDSDMKMKQLIDVLISRSMKQGIDANAFNFEKDAYPSGKVVKKEVPVTNGLKQDDAKKIVKLIKDSGLKVQAQIMDEIVRVTGKKIDDLQEVIALCKGANLNFPLQFVNMKS, encoded by the coding sequence ATGCCTTCTTTTGATATCAGCAGTAAAGTAGACCTGCAAACACTGGATAACGCTATCAATACAGTTAAGAAAGAAATCAGCGGCCGCTTCGATTTCAGGGACTCACATGTAGTGGTAGAGCTGAATAAAAAAGATTACATTGTTAACCTGGAAGTAGACAGCGATATGAAGATGAAGCAGCTCATCGACGTGCTTATCAGCCGCTCGATGAAGCAGGGGATCGACGCCAATGCATTTAACTTTGAAAAAGATGCCTATCCCAGCGGTAAGGTCGTAAAAAAAGAAGTACCCGTTACCAACGGCCTTAAACAGGATGACGCCAAAAAAATAGTAAAGCTCATCAAAGACTCCGGCCTTAAAGTACAAGCCCAGATCATGGATGAAATTGTAAGGGTTACCGGCAAAAAAATCGACGACCTGCAGGAAGTAATAGCGCTCTGTAAAGGCGCAAATCTCAATTTTCCCCTGCAGTTTGTAAATATGAAAAGCTAG
- a CDS encoding HAD family hydrolase: MIQKPGAFLFDMNGTMIDDMAFHGLAWHEVLNNQANAGLTREEVDKQMYGKNAEVLDRIFGKDHFPPEKVAALSMAKEKRYQEAYLPHLCLLPGLEAFLAKARSHHIAMAIGTAAISDNVDFAINNLNVRHYFKAIVTADDVAVSKPHPATFLQCADLLQVPYEKCIVFEDSPKGIEAALNAGMQAVVLTTMHPASDFSHFPNVIACVSDYNNKALDVLFS, encoded by the coding sequence ATGATACAAAAGCCCGGAGCATTTCTGTTCGATATGAACGGTACTATGATCGATGATATGGCCTTTCATGGCCTCGCATGGCACGAAGTACTGAACAACCAGGCTAACGCAGGCCTTACACGCGAAGAAGTCGATAAACAGATGTACGGCAAGAATGCAGAAGTGCTTGACCGTATATTTGGCAAAGACCACTTTCCCCCCGAAAAGGTCGCCGCACTTTCCATGGCCAAAGAAAAGCGCTACCAGGAAGCCTACCTGCCACATCTGTGCCTGTTACCAGGACTGGAAGCCTTCCTGGCCAAAGCCAGATCTCATCATATTGCCATGGCAATAGGCACTGCTGCCATCTCCGATAACGTAGACTTCGCCATCAACAACCTCAACGTAAGACATTACTTCAAAGCAATAGTAACAGCCGATGACGTTGCGGTCAGCAAACCACACCCCGCTACATTCCTGCAATGTGCCGACCTTTTACAGGTGCCTTACGAAAAATGCATTGTATTCGAAGATTCGCCTAAAGGAATAGAAGCTGCCCTCAACGCAGGCATGCAGGCGGTTGTATTAACTACCATGCACCCGGCATCCGATTTCAGCCATTTTCCCAATGTGATCGCCTGCGTAAGTGATTATAACAATAAAGCACTTGATGTCTTGTTCAGCTGA
- a CDS encoding aldose epimerase family protein, whose protein sequence is MNKWTSYVAVAAIAAGTLLAGCGGATKEEKKDVKAGITKAAWGKADGQDVDLYTLTNKNGVQVKISSYGGTVTSWTAADKAGKVSSIVVGFDSLSGYLAKPPFFGAIIGRYGNRIAKGNFKLNGTTYQLAVNDGPNHLHGGNKGFDKVIWTGTVLSDTIPALVLTYVSKDGEEGYPGNLKVVVKYTLTNDDELAIDYTAETDKATPVNLTNHSYFNLSGDVNNSILDHVLQMNAANYTPVDSTLITTGEIKAVAGGPFDFTSPQKIGSRIAQVPGGYDHNWVLDRKGDSTSLMLAATLTDSISGRTLEVYTTEPGLQFYTGNFLDGTFKAPNGTPINKNSALCLETQHYPDSPNKPGFPSTILQPGQQYHTVTKYKLIVNK, encoded by the coding sequence ATGAACAAATGGACCAGTTATGTGGCAGTAGCTGCAATCGCTGCCGGAACACTGCTGGCAGGCTGCGGCGGAGCAACTAAAGAAGAGAAGAAAGACGTGAAAGCCGGTATTACCAAAGCAGCATGGGGCAAAGCCGATGGCCAGGATGTAGATCTGTATACACTTACCAATAAAAACGGTGTACAGGTAAAGATCAGCAGCTATGGCGGTACGGTAACTTCATGGACCGCTGCCGATAAAGCAGGTAAGGTTTCCAGCATAGTGGTAGGTTTCGACAGCCTTTCAGGATACCTGGCTAAACCACCATTCTTTGGCGCTATCATTGGCCGCTATGGCAACCGTATCGCCAAAGGCAATTTTAAACTCAACGGCACCACTTATCAGCTGGCGGTAAACGATGGCCCTAACCACCTGCACGGCGGTAACAAAGGATTCGATAAAGTGATATGGACGGGCACCGTTCTTTCAGATACTATCCCCGCCCTGGTACTTACCTATGTAAGCAAAGACGGCGAAGAAGGATATCCCGGCAACCTGAAAGTAGTCGTGAAATATACACTCACCAATGACGATGAACTGGCTATCGACTACACCGCTGAAACCGACAAGGCTACACCGGTGAACCTTACCAACCACAGCTATTTCAACCTTTCCGGCGACGTGAACAACAGCATCCTGGATCATGTGTTGCAAATGAATGCAGCCAACTATACGCCTGTAGATTCCACACTCATTACTACAGGTGAGATCAAGGCAGTAGCTGGTGGTCCTTTCGACTTTACTTCCCCGCAAAAGATAGGAAGCCGTATAGCACAGGTGCCCGGTGGATACGATCATAACTGGGTACTGGACAGAAAAGGAGACAGCACTTCGCTGATGCTGGCTGCAACCCTTACCGATTCTATCAGCGGCAGAACCCTGGAAGTATATACAACTGAACCCGGTTTACAGTTCTATACCGGAAACTTCCTCGATGGTACCTTCAAAGCGCCTAACGGCACACCCATCAACAAGAATTCAGCACTTTGTCTCGAAACGCAACACTATCCCGATTCGCCTAATAAACCTGGATTCCCGTCTACTATCCTCCAGCCGGGACAACAGTATCATACTGTTACCAAGTATAAGCTGATCGTGAATAAATAA